In Moorena sp. SIOASIH, the sequence ATAGTACAGGGATGCAGATGCGGCTGGCGTTTTCAGTGGCTGTCCACACAGACCCAGATGTGATGCTAGTTGATGAGTTTCTGTCGGTTGGGGATTTGACATTTCAGGCTAAGTGCTTGGAACGAATTGCTCAGTTGAAAGAGTCTGGCTGTGCTATTGTCTTAATTTCTCACAGTAGCGAGCAAATTGAGCAACTTTGCGATCGCGCTTTGTGGCTACAACAAGGACAAATCATGGCTTACGGTGAGCCAAAAGTGGTAGCAGGACAGTATGTCAATCAAATGCGATCGCAAACCCAGCAACCCACTCCCAACAGACCTGCCCAACTGACTAGGTCTGGTGTGGAACTGCGCATGAATGAAAACCGCTTTGGCTCTCTAGAAGTAGAAATTACCGATGTGCTGCTGTTACCTAGCTTAGAGATTAATAGTGGTGATTCCTTAGCCATTGACATTAAGTACTTGTCACTGCAACCAATTGATGGACTAATTTTTAGTGTCATCATTAGCACTGAAGATGGTCACATCTGTCTTGATACTAACAGTACTACGATGGGAGAATCATTACCAGTTATTAAAGGTAAAGGAAAAATCAAACTCCATCTATCCCGCTTAGATTTAAACAGTGGTAAGTATTTTGTTGATGTTGGGGTTTATGAACCAAATTGGGCTTATGCCTATGACTACCATTGGCATGTCTATCAGCTTTTAGTCCGTTCAAAAGATAGCGAAAAAGGTATTCTTAGCCCACCGCTTCGTTGGGATATTGTTGAAGGTTGAAGGTTGGTTGAAGGTTGAAGGTTGGTTGAAGGTTGAAGGTTGGTTGAAGGTTGAAGGTTGGTTGAAGGTTGAAGGTTGGTTGAAGGTTGAATGTTGGTTGAAGGTTGAATGTTAGTTGAAGGTTGAATGTTAGTTGACTGTTGAATTAGGGACAGGTAATAGGCAAGAGGTAACAGATTTAGCTTTACTATTCCCTTTATCCATCAATCCTAGTTTCACATCTGACTCCCCCCCCACTGCTCCCACTGCTCCCCACTGCTCCCACTGCTCCCACACTCCCCACACTCCCCGCGCCCACTCCCCACACTCCCTATTCCCTATTCCCTATTCCCTATTCCCTGTTCCCTGTTCCCTGTTCCCTGTTCCCTTTTATCAAAAAAATATCAAATATAAAACTAGTGAAAAAAACAGTAGATAGATTATTAAAGCTGATTCAATCAATAAGTTTAGCTATCTTGATTCTTAGTGTTTCTGTACTTCCCGTATTTGCTCAGGATGTATCTAACCGGGATTTGCCTATGGTATCTACAGCCGATGATTCCCAGTTAGAACTAACTAAATTCCAGGATATAGAAGAATTTAGTGACAATTTTTTTGTCAATCAAATGGCAGCAAATAATATTCCTGGTGCCGTATTTACCTTAGTAAAAGATGACAAGATTATCTTCTCGAAAGGTTATGGCTACGCTAACCTTGAGGATAAGATACCGGTTATTCCTAACAAAACTCTGTTTCGTGTAGGCTCTGTATCTAAACTAGTTACCTCTACAGCAGTAATGCAACTGGTTGAGCAAGGCAAGCTTAAGCTAAATCAAGATATTAACCAGTATCTTAAGGAATTTCAAATCAAGACTGATCAATTTAAGCCCATTACAGTTGATCATCTCTTAACTCATACTGATGGATTCGATGTAGCTTGGGTGATTGGCGGAGCCACTCGTTGCCAGTCTAAGCTGCTATCCTTAGAAAAATTTCTCACAGAAAATTTACCAGAGCGAGTGCGACCACCAGGTCAATTATATGTTTATGGTGATGTGGGATTAGCATTGGCAGGTTACTTAGTCGAAGTAGTTACTGGAATTCCTTTCAGTCAATATATTGACCAAAGTATCCTACAACCTTTGGATATGAGTCAAAGTAGTTTTCAGCAACCATTACCGTCTGAGCTGGCAGCTAACTTAGCTGTGGGATATCGGTACCAAAATGGCAATTATATAAAGCAACCCTTTACCTGTAATAAAAGTGTTCCTACTACAGCTTTAACTACTACTTCTGAAGACATGGCTCACTTTATGATTGCTCATTTACAGGGAGGTCGTTATGGTACACAGCGTATCCTGAATGACACTACAGTAAAGGAGATGCACCGCCAACACTATACTAATTTTCCGAACATTCCTCAAGCGGCAGGATCTACTTATGGTTTTTTTGAGCGCTTTGTGAATAATCAACGGATAATTGAGCATGGCGGTAGCATGTCAGGGTATACTAATCTGATGTTTTTAATCCCAGAACAAAAGTTAGGTTTCTATATTGCTTACAATCGTAACAGTCTTAATGAGAATTTGCGAGACGACTTGGTTCAACAGTTTTTAGATCGTTATTATCCTGTACAGGAAACCATTGCATCACCTACCGAAACTATTACTAAAGCTATCCCTGAATCTATCCCTGAAGCTAATAGTAAGCAGCAATATAAACAGCAATATAAACAGCAATATAAACAAATTAATGGCGGCTATCGCTTTATTCGATATCCTCGAAAATCCCTGGTTAAGTTAGGAATTGTTTTGCTGGAATCTGGACGATTATTTACTATTAAAACTAATCCAGACCACACGATAACTGTATTTCCAGGAGGAAGTAAATGGGTGGAAGTAGAGCCACTCCTATTTCGCTATCCTGACAGCAATATGTATATAAGTTTTCGGCAAGATAGTCAGGGTAAAATCACTGCTATGTCTTTGAGTAGTCATGTCCATTTAACCTATGAAAAGTTAGCCTGGTATGAAACTCTTGTTTTACAGCTTGGACTGGTGGGATTTTGTGTGCTAATCTTCCTATGGGGATGTTTAGTTTGGCTAATTAGACCATTAATTAGCCGCAAAAATAAAACTTTAGCTCTAGTTTCACGACATACTCGTCTAGTGGAGTTGATCATTGGTCTGATTAGTGTCTTAAATTTATGCTTTTTGATTGGGATGGGGATAGCTATTAGTACAATAGATTTCTGGGAATTTTTCTTGGGAATCCCCCCTGTGATGATTGCGTTACTTTATCTACCCATTGTGACCACAGGCTTGACTACTGTAGTATCGATTATTGGTGTACTGGCTTGGAGAGACAAAAATTGGTCTTTGATCAGACGAGGGTATTATAGTTTGAGTATGCTAGCGGCATGGCTCTTTATCTGGCTCCTAAATTATTGGAATTTATTAGGATTTAAATTTTAGGTGAACTGTAAGGTCTACCTTACCACTGTAACTGCTGCTTGTCAACTAAAAATTACTCACGATCAGCTTCAGCAGCCAAAGCCTGATCAATGCAAGTTTTTAACCTGTTTGCTAACACCCGTCCATGAGGTTCCCTTACCATACTCTTATGGTCCCCAGGAACTCTGATTAGATCGACAACGTGTTCCTCCCAACCCATTAACGGAAACAGCCAACGCTGAATTTTAATGTGGTGACGGTGATCACGAGCAACCCGAGTAACGAAGAGTGTAATTTTACCCGAGTAGCCTTGCATAAGATACTCTCCTTGATTTGCTCCCACAGGAGACATAGATTTTTGTGCTGTTAAATGGTCTTTTAATTCCCAGAGAAACGAGCCTAACTTTCGAGCAAAACGCAGCCACAAACCACGTAATAACTGAAGTTCCATTCTGATCAGATCCGGCTGTATTTTTTGCAGATAGTAGCGATACATCTGTCCTGAACCCGAAGTATCTAATATAGCTAGAAAAGCCACTTTATTTCCGCGCTCTTGTAGTTGCTTGGCGACTTCATAAGCTACTAACTTTCCCAAAGAATATCCTGTTAACAGTATCGGTCCAGTTGGATATACCTCCAGGATATCGCGAACATGACTAGCAGCGATCGCTTTAATATTAGCCTCTGTTTGTTTGTGTTTTTGTATCAAAACTACATAACCTGATTCTAGCAAATAAACTGGTTGCTCCTCACCTAGATAGCGGGCAAGGGGAGAT encodes:
- a CDS encoding serine hydrolase domain-containing protein, which produces MKKTVDRLLKLIQSISLAILILSVSVLPVFAQDVSNRDLPMVSTADDSQLELTKFQDIEEFSDNFFVNQMAANNIPGAVFTLVKDDKIIFSKGYGYANLEDKIPVIPNKTLFRVGSVSKLVTSTAVMQLVEQGKLKLNQDINQYLKEFQIKTDQFKPITVDHLLTHTDGFDVAWVIGGATRCQSKLLSLEKFLTENLPERVRPPGQLYVYGDVGLALAGYLVEVVTGIPFSQYIDQSILQPLDMSQSSFQQPLPSELAANLAVGYRYQNGNYIKQPFTCNKSVPTTALTTTSEDMAHFMIAHLQGGRYGTQRILNDTTVKEMHRQHYTNFPNIPQAAGSTYGFFERFVNNQRIIEHGGSMSGYTNLMFLIPEQKLGFYIAYNRNSLNENLRDDLVQQFLDRYYPVQETIASPTETITKAIPESIPEANSKQQYKQQYKQQYKQINGGYRFIRYPRKSLVKLGIVLLESGRLFTIKTNPDHTITVFPGGSKWVEVEPLLFRYPDSNMYISFRQDSQGKITAMSLSSHVHLTYEKLAWYETLVLQLGLVGFCVLIFLWGCLVWLIRPLISRKNKTLALVSRHTRLVELIIGLISVLNLCFLIGMGIAISTIDFWEFFLGIPPVMIALLYLPIVTTGLTTVVSIIGVLAWRDKNWSLIRRGYYSLSMLAAWLFIWLLNYWNLLGFKF
- a CDS encoding ABC transporter ATP-binding protein gives rise to the protein MVDAIIVQGLGKRFNYYHPERPLTIMEAALSGFRHIMAAEGFWALRNITFTVSPGQMLGILGHNGAGKSTLLRLIGGVGKPDEGKVRVNGSIGALLDLGAGFHPDLTGRENAFVSGVVAGLTRQEVGRRFDEIVTFAELEQFIDNPVRTYSTGMQMRLAFSVAVHTDPDVMLVDEFLSVGDLTFQAKCLERIAQLKESGCAIVLISHSSEQIEQLCDRALWLQQGQIMAYGEPKVVAGQYVNQMRSQTQQPTPNRPAQLTRSGVELRMNENRFGSLEVEITDVLLLPSLEINSGDSLAIDIKYLSLQPIDGLIFSVIISTEDGHICLDTNSTTMGESLPVIKGKGKIKLHLSRLDLNSGKYFVDVGVYEPNWAYAYDYHWHVYQLLVRSKDSEKGILSPPLRWDIVEG